From Candidatus Pedobacter colombiensis, one genomic window encodes:
- a CDS encoding sulfatase-like hydrolase/transferase: MALAYRFLIIMELYTLCRIAFYAFNHTLFQHITLSKYLYILWGGLKFDVAALIYINAIFIFLHLLPIPYKYNNGYQRFCKWLFIISNSIGIMANFADFAYYKYTLKRTTATVFTQFSNEQNKFKLLVDFLSDYWYLIILYAAFIWFFIRLYDMVSVKKESRFKWPAYLLQTVIMAVVAVFCIVGVRGGWGSETRPITLSNAGEFVETPDQMSLVLNTPFCIFRTLKSSKLKPVDYYDEKTLNSIYNPIHQPADTAAFKKLNVVFLIIESLGKEHIGGLNKDLMDGKYKGYTPFIDSLVTQSFTFTHTYANGRKSIDALPSVISGIPSIREPFVLSVYSGNKTTSIAKLLGDEGYETAFFHGAPNGSMGFSSYTHLAGIKHYFGLNEYKNRGDFDGTWGIWDDPFMQYMAHTMNTFKQPFFSAFFSVSSHHPFKVPEKYVGKFPKGPLPVQEVLGYTDMALRNFFKTASTMPWYKNTLFVLCADHATVSYFPEYQTTPGYFSIPILLYYPGGNLKGKADKIVQQIDIMPTVLNYLNYNKPYFALGFDAFDKNPDNFAVNNNDGTFSFYQGDYLLINDGKVNLSLYNLKTDRLTKNNILEKEPLVAQKMEKYLKAFIQQYNNRMIENKLTAK; this comes from the coding sequence ATGGCTCTGGCCTATCGCTTCCTGATCATCATGGAGCTCTATACCCTGTGTCGCATCGCATTTTACGCCTTTAACCATACACTGTTCCAGCACATCACGCTGTCCAAATACCTGTATATATTATGGGGCGGACTAAAGTTTGATGTAGCGGCACTGATCTATATCAATGCCATATTTATTTTTTTACATCTGCTTCCCATTCCTTATAAATATAACAATGGTTATCAACGGTTTTGCAAATGGCTTTTCATCATTAGCAACAGCATTGGCATTATGGCCAACTTTGCCGACTTTGCTTATTATAAATATACCCTAAAAAGAACTACAGCTACCGTTTTTACCCAGTTTAGCAATGAGCAAAATAAGTTTAAACTATTGGTAGATTTTTTAAGTGATTACTGGTATCTGATCATACTGTATGCTGCCTTTATCTGGTTCTTCATCAGGCTTTACGATATGGTTAGCGTTAAAAAAGAAAGTCGTTTTAAATGGCCAGCTTACCTTTTACAAACCGTTATTATGGCAGTCGTTGCGGTGTTCTGTATTGTGGGTGTACGCGGTGGCTGGGGATCTGAAACCAGGCCAATTACCTTAAGTAATGCCGGCGAATTTGTAGAAACACCGGATCAAATGAGCCTGGTCCTGAACACACCGTTTTGCATATTCAGAACCCTTAAATCATCAAAACTGAAGCCCGTAGATTATTACGACGAAAAGACTTTAAACTCCATTTACAATCCAATTCATCAGCCCGCTGATACAGCTGCTTTTAAAAAGCTAAATGTTGTTTTTCTCATCATCGAAAGTTTGGGAAAAGAGCATATTGGTGGTTTAAATAAAGATTTAATGGACGGAAAATATAAAGGATACACCCCTTTTATTGATTCGCTGGTTACCCAGAGTTTTACCTTTACCCATACTTATGCTAATGGGCGAAAATCTATTGATGCCTTGCCATCAGTAATTTCAGGAATACCGTCTATACGCGAGCCTTTTGTCCTTTCGGTCTACTCGGGAAATAAAACAACGAGTATTGCCAAGCTTTTGGGCGATGAAGGATATGAGACTGCTTTTTTCCATGGTGCACCTAATGGCTCGATGGGCTTTTCATCTTACACGCACTTAGCCGGAATTAAGCATTATTTCGGACTAAATGAGTACAAAAATCGTGGGGACTTTGATGGTACCTGGGGAATTTGGGACGATCCATTCATGCAATATATGGCGCATACAATGAATACGTTTAAACAGCCTTTCTTCTCGGCTTTTTTCTCTGTATCCTCCCACCACCCTTTCAAGGTACCGGAAAAATATGTGGGTAAATTCCCTAAAGGACCGCTTCCAGTACAAGAAGTATTAGGTTATACAGATATGGCCCTACGCAATTTCTTTAAAACGGCGTCGACCATGCCATGGTATAAAAACACTTTATTTGTATTGTGTGCAGACCATGCCACTGTATCTTATTTTCCGGAGTATCAAACCACGCCTGGCTATTTCTCTATTCCCATCCTCCTATATTATCCTGGTGGAAATTTAAAAGGAAAAGCAGACAAAATAGTGCAGCAAATCGACATTATGCCTACTGTTTTAAATTATCTGAATTATAATAAACCTTATTTTGCCCTGGGTTTTGATGCTTTCGATAAGAACCCGGATAACTTTGCGGTAAACAACAATGATGGCACTTTTAGCTTTTATCAGGGAGATTATCTCCTGATCAATGATGGAAAGGTGAACCTTTCATTATATAATTTAAAAACCGACAGGCTCACTAAAAACAACATACTGGAAAAAGAACCTTTAGTTGCCCAAAAGATGGAGAAATACCTGAAAGCTTTTATACAGCAATACAACAACAGGATGATTGAAAATAAACTAACAGCAAAATAG